From Cyanobium sp. Tous-M-B4, the proteins below share one genomic window:
- a CDS encoding anti-sigma factor domain-containing protein yields MTPHDANAEAAKPDTAIDALLAGHALGDLDEEERQQLTLLLQRHPELRQRLEEFRTTLELLPLALPETEPAPEGVRHRLLRLPMQPQVSRRVAAPSWLVPGLLSLGLLILGMELQQTRQQLAQLQLRVAPEPTLTPAGRRLPLRAIPGNGQGFGEVLVTGNPTNNILMLNALPPPPPKHVYRLWANVNGRQVGCVSFKPTAQGHVAMLIPPFPTSQASSLSVSVEADPLGAAPTGPRVLTSTI; encoded by the coding sequence ATGACACCGCACGACGCCAACGCAGAGGCCGCCAAACCTGACACCGCCATCGATGCCCTGCTGGCAGGCCATGCCCTGGGAGATCTGGACGAAGAGGAACGGCAGCAGCTGACGCTTCTGCTGCAGCGACACCCGGAGCTACGCCAGCGGCTGGAGGAATTCCGCACCACGCTCGAACTGCTGCCCCTGGCCCTGCCGGAGACAGAGCCGGCACCAGAGGGCGTGCGCCACCGCCTGCTGCGCCTACCCATGCAACCCCAGGTCAGCCGCCGTGTTGCAGCGCCGTCCTGGCTGGTGCCTGGCCTGCTCTCTCTGGGGCTGCTGATCCTCGGCATGGAGCTGCAGCAGACACGCCAGCAGCTGGCGCAATTGCAGTTGAGGGTGGCTCCGGAACCCACTCTGACGCCGGCTGGCCGGCGCCTGCCCCTGCGGGCGATACCAGGGAACGGCCAGGGGTTCGGCGAGGTACTCGTGACCGGCAACCCCACCAACAACATCCTGATGCTCAATGCTCTGCCGCCGCCGCCGCCGAAACACGTCTATCGGCTCTGGGCCAACGTGAACGGGCGGCAGGTGGGCTGCGTCTCCTTCAAACCCACCGCCCAGGGCCATGTGGCCATGCTGATCCCCCCTTTCCCCACCAGCCAGGCCAGCAGCCTCAGCGTCAGTGTGGAAGCAGACCCCCTGGGCGCGGCACCCACTGGCCCGCGGGTGTTGACCAGCACGATCTGA
- a CDS encoding ABC transporter transmembrane domain-containing protein, protein MSKQIYQRLAFYGRRHLWPGFSLALFFNFLYGASTGFVPLVIRYLFDDILPSSDRSRLYLAPVVILVVIVLRAVSQYLGAYLTETVGQSITADLRHQLAERILDLPQSYVDRNSSTVLVSRVLTDVSLVKSGIVDGFSSIFKDSLTLLVLVCVAFYQDWLLSLIAFILFPLAILPILNSSKKVRRHSSKGQLSLAKLASFLQESVIGLRVVKIFGMQAYELSRFDQENQSVLRAALKTTRAKLANQPLMEVIGAIGFSAVLVYGGENVIAGTRTTGNFFAFLTSLYLCYAPFKGIARSNSTLQQGVSAASDLFNILDTKPEPPEASSPKSLNSVSEGLVASNVCFAYGDDLVIDNLSLELPCSSTVALVGSSGGGKSTIIDLFCRFYDPSSGVISIDGIDIRQLSLASLRSLISVVDQNTFLFNDTVANNIAYGLASASPSQIEAAARAANAHDFIIQLPEGYATLIGENGTMLSGGQRQRIAIARALIKDAPLLFLDEATSALDSASEQVVQEALDRLMADRTTLVVAHRLSTVVNADCICVIAGGRVVESGNHATLLARGGTYADLFSTQFANADAGSPG, encoded by the coding sequence GTGAGTAAGCAAATTTATCAACGGCTGGCTTTTTATGGACGTCGCCATTTGTGGCCGGGCTTTTCTCTAGCCTTATTCTTTAATTTTCTGTATGGCGCGTCCACCGGCTTCGTGCCATTGGTAATTCGCTACCTTTTTGATGATATTTTGCCTTCGAGCGATCGAAGTCGCTTGTATTTGGCGCCTGTAGTCATATTGGTAGTGATAGTGCTTAGGGCGGTTTCCCAATATTTAGGAGCCTATCTAACTGAAACTGTAGGCCAGTCAATCACGGCCGACTTGCGCCATCAACTCGCCGAGCGAATATTAGATTTACCCCAGTCCTATGTGGATCGCAATTCCTCCACCGTGTTGGTGTCTCGAGTACTCACTGATGTGTCACTCGTCAAGAGCGGAATTGTTGATGGCTTTTCATCTATATTTAAAGATTCCCTAACCCTTCTGGTTTTGGTTTGCGTGGCCTTCTATCAGGATTGGCTGCTGTCGTTGATCGCTTTCATACTTTTCCCTTTAGCGATTTTACCCATTCTTAACTCATCTAAAAAAGTTAGGCGTCACTCTAGTAAAGGGCAGCTCAGCCTGGCCAAGTTGGCGTCATTCCTCCAAGAGTCGGTAATCGGTTTGCGGGTGGTCAAGATCTTCGGCATGCAGGCTTATGAGTTGTCGAGGTTTGATCAAGAGAATCAATCGGTTTTAAGGGCTGCCCTAAAGACAACAAGGGCAAAGCTTGCCAACCAGCCCCTAATGGAAGTAATAGGCGCGATTGGCTTTAGTGCGGTTTTAGTGTATGGCGGTGAAAACGTAATTGCCGGTACGCGTACTACTGGCAACTTCTTTGCCTTTTTAACTTCTCTCTATCTGTGCTATGCGCCCTTTAAGGGGATTGCTAGATCTAATTCTACATTGCAGCAAGGTGTTTCTGCTGCCAGTGATTTATTCAATATTCTCGATACCAAGCCTGAACCTCCTGAGGCTTCCAGTCCCAAGTCTTTAAACAGTGTTTCCGAAGGTCTTGTGGCCAGTAATGTCTGTTTTGCTTATGGCGATGATCTGGTTATTGATAACTTATCTTTAGAGCTGCCTTGCAGCAGCACTGTCGCTTTGGTTGGATCTAGTGGCGGCGGGAAAAGCACCATAATTGACTTGTTTTGCCGCTTTTACGACCCTAGCTCGGGAGTTATATCAATCGATGGCATTGATATTCGCCAGCTTTCCCTGGCATCGTTACGCTCCTTGATCTCAGTTGTTGATCAAAATACATTCCTTTTTAACGACACTGTTGCTAACAACATTGCCTATGGATTGGCGTCAGCTTCGCCTTCCCAGATTGAGGCTGCTGCACGGGCTGCGAATGCTCACGACTTCATTATTCAGCTGCCCGAGGGCTATGCCACCCTTATTGGAGAAAATGGCACGATGCTCTCCGGCGGCCAGCGTCAGCGGATTGCAATTGCGCGCGCGTTAATTAAGGATGCGCCCTTGCTGTTTCTGGATGAGGCCACCTCTGCGCTCGACTCAGCTTCTGAGCAGGTGGTGCAAGAAGCCCTAGACAGATTGATGGCTGACCGCACCACCTTGGTAGTGGCCCATCGCCTCTCCACTGTCGTTAATGCCGACTGCATTTGTGTGATTGCGGGTGGCCGAGTGGTTGAGTCGGGAAATCACGCCACCCTGCTGGCTCGCGGCGGCACTTATGCCGACCTATTTTCGACACAATTCGCAAACGCTGACGCGGGATCGCCAGGATGA
- a CDS encoding carotenoid oxygenase family protein, giving the protein MTIAASQPTGFQPAYERHDWSSAFRNVGVELSDVPLEPVRGTIPAELKGTLFRNGPGRLERGGHWVHHPFDGDGMISAFRFEGGQARLTNRFVRTEGWLAEEQAGRFVYRGVFGTQKPGGPLANAFDLRLKNIANTHVVQLGDQLLALWEAAEPHALDPRTLETRGLSRLEGLLKPGEAFSAHPRFDPGHHGEPRMVTFGVKAGPTSTIRLMEFASADQPDGVRAGDLVADSRHSFKGFAFLHDFAITPSWAVFLQNAVAFNPLPFVLGQKGAAQCLASKPGEAGKFWLVPRQPGHHAGARPLLLPAPEGFVFHHLNAFEDPATGEVVVDSIYYDDFPSIGPEVDYREIDFDSIPEGQLRRCRIDPRSGKVQSEWLEQRCCEFAMVNPAKQGLNARFAWMAVAQRERGNDPLQAIEKLDLQTGERLVWSAAPRGFVTEPVMVPRLTHGSPEEVAAEDSGWVLVPVWNGARCATDLVILNAADMTEQAVLELPLAIPYGLHGSWSATA; this is encoded by the coding sequence ATGACAATTGCCGCTTCTCAGCCCACCGGTTTTCAGCCTGCCTATGAGCGCCACGATTGGTCCAGCGCCTTTCGCAACGTCGGTGTTGAACTAAGCGACGTTCCCTTAGAGCCCGTGCGCGGCACGATCCCGGCTGAGCTCAAGGGCACTTTGTTCCGCAATGGGCCTGGCCGGCTTGAGCGTGGTGGCCATTGGGTTCATCACCCATTTGATGGCGACGGCATGATCAGCGCCTTCCGGTTTGAAGGGGGGCAAGCCCGACTCACCAACCGCTTTGTGCGCACCGAGGGCTGGCTGGCAGAGGAGCAAGCCGGTCGCTTTGTTTACCGGGGGGTCTTCGGCACTCAGAAGCCTGGCGGGCCACTCGCCAACGCCTTCGATCTGAGGCTCAAAAATATTGCCAATACCCATGTGGTGCAGCTGGGTGACCAGCTGCTGGCGCTCTGGGAAGCGGCCGAGCCCCACGCCCTTGATCCCCGCACCCTCGAGACCAGGGGGCTCTCGCGGCTGGAGGGTCTGCTCAAGCCAGGCGAAGCTTTCAGCGCCCACCCGCGCTTCGATCCTGGTCACCACGGCGAGCCCCGCATGGTCACCTTTGGCGTCAAGGCGGGCCCCACCAGCACCATTCGCTTGATGGAATTTGCCAGCGCAGACCAGCCAGATGGTGTGCGCGCCGGCGATCTGGTGGCTGACAGCCGCCACAGCTTCAAGGGTTTTGCCTTCCTGCATGATTTTGCGATCACACCCAGCTGGGCTGTGTTTCTGCAGAACGCTGTGGCGTTTAACCCCCTGCCATTTGTGCTGGGGCAGAAGGGGGCGGCCCAATGCCTGGCCTCCAAACCCGGTGAGGCCGGCAAGTTTTGGTTGGTGCCTCGCCAGCCGGGTCATCACGCTGGCGCCCGCCCGCTGCTGCTACCTGCTCCAGAAGGCTTTGTGTTCCACCACCTCAATGCCTTTGAGGATCCGGCCACCGGCGAGGTGGTGGTGGATTCGATCTACTACGACGATTTCCCTTCCATAGGCCCCGAGGTTGACTACCGCGAGATCGATTTCGACTCCATACCTGAGGGGCAGTTGCGCCGTTGCCGGATAGACCCCCGCAGCGGCAAGGTTCAGAGCGAGTGGCTGGAGCAGCGCTGCTGTGAGTTCGCCATGGTTAATCCGGCAAAGCAGGGCCTAAACGCGCGCTTTGCCTGGATGGCGGTGGCGCAGCGGGAGCGGGGTAATGATCCGCTCCAGGCGATTGAGAAGCTCGACTTGCAAACCGGCGAACGCCTGGTTTGGAGTGCGGCCCCCCGCGGTTTTGTCACCGAACCGGTGATGGTTCCCCGCCTAACTCATGGCTCACCCGAAGAAGTGGCCGCTGAAGATAGTGGCTGGGTGTTGGTGCCGGTTTGGAACGGGGCTCGCTGCGCTACGGATCTGGTGATCCTCAACGCTGCCGATATGACAGAGCAAGCCGTGCTTGAGCTTCCCCTGGCGATTCCCTATGGGCTGCACGGCAGTTGGTCTGCGACTGCCTGA